In the Mya arenaria isolate MELC-2E11 chromosome 11, ASM2691426v1 genome, one interval contains:
- the LOC128208733 gene encoding stabilin-2-like yields the protein MGRPFVTIVVVLVASMTSMVDAAVLDGSCDATDVCTVANSECSTICICASGYTKQGAACKADIGTACSATTDCDTVTNAATICDTTATTSVCKVALPQETCVTNADCTAPNNECKTTKCVCVTGYTQEGTTCKAVIGTACSATTDCDTVTNVATICDTTATPSVCKVGDGGICTGNQCVENAACDTTCSCNTDYNANSEKLCMKDGASGVTASLIILVASFLTTLM from the exons GGCCGCCCCTTCGTAACTATTGTTGTTGTGCTTGTTGCTTCTATGACATCAATGGTAGACGCAG CTGTACTGGACGGATCGTGTGATGCTACTGATGTCTGCACTGTGGCAAATAGCGAGTGCAGCACGATATGCATCTGTGCTTCTGGATACACCAAGCAGGGAGCAGCCTGTAAAGCGG ATATCGGAACCGCCTGCTCTGCCACGACAGACTGTGATACTGTAACCAATGCTGCGACGATCTGCGATACAACAGCTACAACTTCCGTCTGCAAAGTTG CTCTACCACAGGAAACGTGTGTTACTAACGCAGACTGTACTGCTCCGAATAACGAGTGCAAGACGACGAAATGCGTCTGTGTCACTGGATACACCCAGGAGGGAACAACCTGTAAAGCGG TTATCGGCACCGCCTGCTCTGCCACGACGGACTGTGATACTGTAACCAATGTTGCGACGATCTGCGATACAACAGCTACACCTTCCGTCTGCAAAGTCG GTGATGGCGGCATCTGCACCGGAAATCAATGCGTGGAGAATGCTGCATGTGATACAACTTGCTCTTGTAATACCGACTACAATGCTAACTCAGAAAAATTGTGCATGAAAG ATGGTGCCTCTGGTGTAACAGCTTCGTTGATCATCCTCGTGGCCAGCTTTTTGACAACTCTCATGTGA
- the LOC128208734 gene encoding putative nuclease HARBI1, with protein sequence MAAPRRLQMALLEHELAQARFQYNLVLAAILEAAERERQRARRRERRWWVREWILRRPLFGQYDTLMKELEAEHAADFKAFRHMEPQMYYELLNRVGPRITKSTTHRTPLDPGLKLAITLRFLATGSRYHDLAIAFRVPHNTIALFIPEVCQAIYDVYEDEMWARQKMNGARWPRDSETGGTSPHCCGAIDGKHVAIKKPPKSGSLYYNYKGFFSIVMLAVVDSNYKFIWVDVGSPGSCSDAGIFNRSRLEPGLREGTIGLPQPDSLPNDDRDTPYYMVGDDAFPLRQYMLKPYPHRHLARDERIFNYRCSRARRVVENAFGILANRFISLLTTLGMRPSTVTKTVMACMTLHNLMRTRYPNIQNADPDREDEQGQFIAGAWRDQAVLEDVQAAGNGPRLTGPGKELRAYLKNYFCSPAGSVPWQDFASGLG encoded by the exons ATGGCTGCACCGAGGAGACTTCAAATGGCACTGCTCGAACACGAACTGGCTCAAGCAAGGTTCCAGTACAACCTGGTCCTGGCGGCAATACTAGAAGCCGCCGAGAGGGAGCGACAGAGGGCCCGCAGAAGAGAAAGACGCTGGTGGGTGCGAGAGTGGATCCTACGCAGACCCCTTTTCGGCCAGTACGATACTCTAATGAAGGAACTCGAGGCTGAGCACGCTGCCGACTTCAAAGCCTTCCGCCACATGGAGCCACAGATGTACTATGAGTTGCTTAACCGAGTTGGCCCCCGCATTACCAAGAGTACAAC GCATCGAACCCCCTTGGACCCTGGGCTGAAGCTGGCAATCACCTTGAGGTTTTTGGCGACCGGAAGCAGGTACCACGATCTTGCGATTGCGTTTCGTGTCCCACACAACACCATCGCCCTTTTCATCCCCGAGGTGTGTCAGGCCATCTACGACGTATACGAGGATGAGATGTGGGCCAGACAGAAGATGAATGGCGCCCGGTGGCCGAGGGATTCGGAGACAGGTGGAACTTCCCCCCACTGTTGTGGCGCGATCGATGGGAAACACGTCGCAATCAAGAAGCCCCCCAAGAGTGGCTCACTCTACTACAACTATAAAGGCTTCTTTTCTATCGTCATGCTTGCGGTGGTAGACTCGAACTACAAGTTCATCTGGGTGGATGTGGGGTCACCAGGGTCGTGTTCCGATGCCGGCATCTTTAACCGGTCGCGGCTAGAGCCAGGTCTTCGTGAGGGAACGATCGGACTCCCCCAACCGGATTCCCTGCCTAATGACGACCGGGACACACCCTACTACATGGTCGGAGACGACGCCTTCCCCCTTCGGCAATACATGTTAAAGCCCTACCCTCATCGTCACCTGGCACGGGACGAGCGGATCTTCAATTACCGGTGTTCCAGGGCACGCCGTGTGGTTGAAAATGCGTTTGGTATACTTGCCAATCGCTTCATAAGTCTTCTAACAACCCTGGGAATGAGACCGTCGACAGTTACTAAGACCGTCATGGCCTGCATGACCCTACACAACCTCATGAGGACTCGTTACCCCAACATTCAGAATGCCGATCCCGACCGGGAAGATGAGCAGGGCCAGTTCATCGCGGGTGCATGGCGAGACCAAGCCGTGCTCGAAGATGTGCAAGCAGCAGGGAACGGACCAAGATTGACCGGACCAGGCAAAGAACTGCGCGCATACCTCAAGAATTACTTTTGCAGTCCTGCCGGGAGTGTGCCATGGCAAGATTTTGCATCTGGTCTTGGGTGA